The following proteins are co-located in the Gossypium hirsutum isolate 1008001.06 chromosome A02, Gossypium_hirsutum_v2.1, whole genome shotgun sequence genome:
- the LOC107950998 gene encoding DNA polymerase I isoform X1, protein MACFHSLNLRTPCLWTSLPCIRRHFSRNLKDGNKLLSFNRLYVIRPSPFQCLKKYCSLSGNLSSTVPGDLHAIPHGNAVISSKKEQIFHQEAALGRANLQETVVNAKSSNGRVMLIDGTSVIYRAYYKLLAKLHHGYLSHADGNGDWVLTIFTALSLIIDVLEFVPSHVAVVFDHDGIPFGHTSISSKENVMGKGLNFRHTLFPSYKSNRPPTPDTIVQGLQYLKASIKAMSIKVIEVPGVEADDVIGTLAARSVDAGFKVRVVSPDKDFFQILCPSLRLLRIAPRGYEMVSFGMEDFSKRYGDLKPSQFVDVVSLVGDRCDNIPGVDGIGNVHAVQLISKFGTLENLLKCVDEVEVDHIRKALIANADQAVLSKNLAMLRCDLPFYMVPFSTRDLTFNKPEDNGEKFTSLLNAISAYAEGFSADPIIRRAFYLWKKLEAP, encoded by the exons ATGGCGTGTTTTCATTCTTTGAATCTTCGCACTCCTTGCTTATGGACGAGTCTACCTTGCATTCGGAGACATTTCTCAAGGAATCTGAAGGATGGAAATAAATTATTGAGTTTTAACAGATTATATGTGATCCGCCCTTCACCATTTCAATGCCTGAAG AAGTACTGTAGCTTATCTGGTAACTTAAGTTCTACTGTACCTGGTGATCTTCATGCAATTCCCCATGGGAATGCAGTGATTTCTTCGAAAAAGGAACAAATATTTCATCAAGAGGCAGCTCTAGGGAGAGCCAACCTTCAAGAAACTGTGGTGAATGCTAAATCCTCAAATGGTAGAGTAATGCTTATTGATGGCACATCAGTCATTTATAGGGCCTACTACAAACTTCTAG CAAAACTGCACCATGGGTACCTATCACATGCTGATGGCAACGGTGACTGGGTTTTAACTATATTTACAGCTTTATCACTT ATAATTGATGTTCTGGAATTTGTTCCTTCGCATGTAGCG GTGGTATTTGACCATGATG GAATTCCATTTGGTCATACGTCTATTTCTTCAAAAGAAAATGTCATGGGAAAAG GTTTAAATTTTCGTCATACTCTATTTCCTTCATACAAGAGCAACCGCCCTCCTACACCGGATACCATAGTGCAGGGACTTCAATATTTGAAGGCATCCATCAAAGCTATGTCCATTAAGGTGATAGAG GTACCTGGTGTAGAAGCTGATGATGTGATTGGGACACTGGCTGCAAGGAGTGTTGATGCAGGGTTTAAG GTTCGAGTTGTCTCCCCAGACAAGGATTTCTTTCAGATCCTATGTCCTTCATTACGCCTACTACGAATTGCACCACGTGGCTATGA GATGGTTTCATTCGGAATGGAGGATTTCTCAAAAAGATACGGAGATCTGAAACCTTCTCAGTTTGTTGATGTAGTCTCTCTTGTGGGTGATAGATGTGATAATATCCCAG GAGTTGATGGAATTGGGAATGTCCATGCTGTTCAACTTATCAGTAAGTTTG GCACATTGGAGAATTTACTGAAGTGTGTTGATGAAGTTGAAGTGGACCACATCAGGAAG GCCTTGATAGCAAATGCTGATCAAGCCGTCTTAAGCAAAAACTTG GCAATGCTGAGATGTGATCTTCCATTCTATATGGTACCATTTTCCACCAGAGATCTCACATTTAATAAACCCGAG GACAATGGGGAGAAATTCACAAGCCTTTTGAATGCCATAAGTGCATATGCAGAAGGATTCTCAGCTGATCCAATTATCAGAAGAGCGTTCTATTTGTGGAAGAAGCTCGAAGCACCGTGA
- the LOC107950998 gene encoding DNA polymerase I isoform X3 — protein MACFHSLNLRTPCLWTSLPCIRRHFSRNLKDGNKLLSFNRLYVIRPSPFQCLKKYCSLSGNLSSTVPGDLHAIPHGNAVISSKKEQIFHQEAALGRANLQETVVNAKSSNGRVMLIDGTSVIYRAYYKLLAKLHHGYLSHADGNGDWVLTIFTALSLIIDVLEFVPSHVAVVFDHDGIPFGHTSISSKENVMGKGLNFRHTLFPSYKSNRPPTPDTIVQGLQYLKASIKAMSIKVIEVPGVEADDVIGTLAARSVDAGFKVRVVSPDKDFFQILCPSLRLLRIAPRGYEMVSFGMEDFSKRYGDLKPSQFVDVVSLVGDRCDNIPGVDGIGNVHAVQLISTLENLLKCVDEVEVDHIRKALIANADQAVLSKNLAMLRCDLPFYMVPFSTRDLTFNKPEDNGEKFTSLLNAISAYAEGFSADPIIRRAFYLWKKLEAP, from the exons ATGGCGTGTTTTCATTCTTTGAATCTTCGCACTCCTTGCTTATGGACGAGTCTACCTTGCATTCGGAGACATTTCTCAAGGAATCTGAAGGATGGAAATAAATTATTGAGTTTTAACAGATTATATGTGATCCGCCCTTCACCATTTCAATGCCTGAAG AAGTACTGTAGCTTATCTGGTAACTTAAGTTCTACTGTACCTGGTGATCTTCATGCAATTCCCCATGGGAATGCAGTGATTTCTTCGAAAAAGGAACAAATATTTCATCAAGAGGCAGCTCTAGGGAGAGCCAACCTTCAAGAAACTGTGGTGAATGCTAAATCCTCAAATGGTAGAGTAATGCTTATTGATGGCACATCAGTCATTTATAGGGCCTACTACAAACTTCTAG CAAAACTGCACCATGGGTACCTATCACATGCTGATGGCAACGGTGACTGGGTTTTAACTATATTTACAGCTTTATCACTT ATAATTGATGTTCTGGAATTTGTTCCTTCGCATGTAGCG GTGGTATTTGACCATGATG GAATTCCATTTGGTCATACGTCTATTTCTTCAAAAGAAAATGTCATGGGAAAAG GTTTAAATTTTCGTCATACTCTATTTCCTTCATACAAGAGCAACCGCCCTCCTACACCGGATACCATAGTGCAGGGACTTCAATATTTGAAGGCATCCATCAAAGCTATGTCCATTAAGGTGATAGAG GTACCTGGTGTAGAAGCTGATGATGTGATTGGGACACTGGCTGCAAGGAGTGTTGATGCAGGGTTTAAG GTTCGAGTTGTCTCCCCAGACAAGGATTTCTTTCAGATCCTATGTCCTTCATTACGCCTACTACGAATTGCACCACGTGGCTATGA GATGGTTTCATTCGGAATGGAGGATTTCTCAAAAAGATACGGAGATCTGAAACCTTCTCAGTTTGTTGATGTAGTCTCTCTTGTGGGTGATAGATGTGATAATATCCCAG GAGTTGATGGAATTGGGAATGTCCATGCTGTTCAACTTATCA GCACATTGGAGAATTTACTGAAGTGTGTTGATGAAGTTGAAGTGGACCACATCAGGAAG GCCTTGATAGCAAATGCTGATCAAGCCGTCTTAAGCAAAAACTTG GCAATGCTGAGATGTGATCTTCCATTCTATATGGTACCATTTTCCACCAGAGATCTCACATTTAATAAACCCGAG GACAATGGGGAGAAATTCACAAGCCTTTTGAATGCCATAAGTGCATATGCAGAAGGATTCTCAGCTGATCCAATTATCAGAAGAGCGTTCTATTTGTGGAAGAAGCTCGAAGCACCGTGA
- the LOC107950998 gene encoding DNA polymerase I isoform X4 produces MACFHSLNLRTPCLWTSLPCIRRHFSRNLKDGNKLLSFNRLYVIRPSPFQCLKKYCSLSGNLSSTVPGDLHAIPHGNAVISSKKEQIFHQEAALGRANLQETVVNAKSSNGRVMLIDGTSVIYRAYYKLLAKLHHGYLSHADGNGDWVLTIFTALSLIIDVLEFVPSHVAVVFDHDGLNFRHTLFPSYKSNRPPTPDTIVQGLQYLKASIKAMSIKVIEVPGVEADDVIGTLAARSVDAGFKVRVVSPDKDFFQILCPSLRLLRIAPRGYEMVSFGMEDFSKRYGDLKPSQFVDVVSLVGDRCDNIPGVDGIGNVHAVQLISKFGTLENLLKCVDEVEVDHIRKALIANADQAVLSKNLAMLRCDLPFYMVPFSTRDLTFNKPEDNGEKFTSLLNAISAYAEGFSADPIIRRAFYLWKKLEAP; encoded by the exons ATGGCGTGTTTTCATTCTTTGAATCTTCGCACTCCTTGCTTATGGACGAGTCTACCTTGCATTCGGAGACATTTCTCAAGGAATCTGAAGGATGGAAATAAATTATTGAGTTTTAACAGATTATATGTGATCCGCCCTTCACCATTTCAATGCCTGAAG AAGTACTGTAGCTTATCTGGTAACTTAAGTTCTACTGTACCTGGTGATCTTCATGCAATTCCCCATGGGAATGCAGTGATTTCTTCGAAAAAGGAACAAATATTTCATCAAGAGGCAGCTCTAGGGAGAGCCAACCTTCAAGAAACTGTGGTGAATGCTAAATCCTCAAATGGTAGAGTAATGCTTATTGATGGCACATCAGTCATTTATAGGGCCTACTACAAACTTCTAG CAAAACTGCACCATGGGTACCTATCACATGCTGATGGCAACGGTGACTGGGTTTTAACTATATTTACAGCTTTATCACTT ATAATTGATGTTCTGGAATTTGTTCCTTCGCATGTAGCG GTGGTATTTGACCATGATG GTTTAAATTTTCGTCATACTCTATTTCCTTCATACAAGAGCAACCGCCCTCCTACACCGGATACCATAGTGCAGGGACTTCAATATTTGAAGGCATCCATCAAAGCTATGTCCATTAAGGTGATAGAG GTACCTGGTGTAGAAGCTGATGATGTGATTGGGACACTGGCTGCAAGGAGTGTTGATGCAGGGTTTAAG GTTCGAGTTGTCTCCCCAGACAAGGATTTCTTTCAGATCCTATGTCCTTCATTACGCCTACTACGAATTGCACCACGTGGCTATGA GATGGTTTCATTCGGAATGGAGGATTTCTCAAAAAGATACGGAGATCTGAAACCTTCTCAGTTTGTTGATGTAGTCTCTCTTGTGGGTGATAGATGTGATAATATCCCAG GAGTTGATGGAATTGGGAATGTCCATGCTGTTCAACTTATCAGTAAGTTTG GCACATTGGAGAATTTACTGAAGTGTGTTGATGAAGTTGAAGTGGACCACATCAGGAAG GCCTTGATAGCAAATGCTGATCAAGCCGTCTTAAGCAAAAACTTG GCAATGCTGAGATGTGATCTTCCATTCTATATGGTACCATTTTCCACCAGAGATCTCACATTTAATAAACCCGAG GACAATGGGGAGAAATTCACAAGCCTTTTGAATGCCATAAGTGCATATGCAGAAGGATTCTCAGCTGATCCAATTATCAGAAGAGCGTTCTATTTGTGGAAGAAGCTCGAAGCACCGTGA
- the LOC107950998 gene encoding DNA polymerase I isoform X2, which translates to MACFHSLNLRTPCLWTSLPCIRRHFSRNLKDGNKLLSFNRLYVIRPSPFQCLKYCSLSGNLSSTVPGDLHAIPHGNAVISSKKEQIFHQEAALGRANLQETVVNAKSSNGRVMLIDGTSVIYRAYYKLLAKLHHGYLSHADGNGDWVLTIFTALSLIIDVLEFVPSHVAVVFDHDGIPFGHTSISSKENVMGKGLNFRHTLFPSYKSNRPPTPDTIVQGLQYLKASIKAMSIKVIEVPGVEADDVIGTLAARSVDAGFKVRVVSPDKDFFQILCPSLRLLRIAPRGYEMVSFGMEDFSKRYGDLKPSQFVDVVSLVGDRCDNIPGVDGIGNVHAVQLISKFGTLENLLKCVDEVEVDHIRKALIANADQAVLSKNLAMLRCDLPFYMVPFSTRDLTFNKPEDNGEKFTSLLNAISAYAEGFSADPIIRRAFYLWKKLEAP; encoded by the exons ATGGCGTGTTTTCATTCTTTGAATCTTCGCACTCCTTGCTTATGGACGAGTCTACCTTGCATTCGGAGACATTTCTCAAGGAATCTGAAGGATGGAAATAAATTATTGAGTTTTAACAGATTATATGTGATCCGCCCTTCACCATTTCAATGCCTGAAG TACTGTAGCTTATCTGGTAACTTAAGTTCTACTGTACCTGGTGATCTTCATGCAATTCCCCATGGGAATGCAGTGATTTCTTCGAAAAAGGAACAAATATTTCATCAAGAGGCAGCTCTAGGGAGAGCCAACCTTCAAGAAACTGTGGTGAATGCTAAATCCTCAAATGGTAGAGTAATGCTTATTGATGGCACATCAGTCATTTATAGGGCCTACTACAAACTTCTAG CAAAACTGCACCATGGGTACCTATCACATGCTGATGGCAACGGTGACTGGGTTTTAACTATATTTACAGCTTTATCACTT ATAATTGATGTTCTGGAATTTGTTCCTTCGCATGTAGCG GTGGTATTTGACCATGATG GAATTCCATTTGGTCATACGTCTATTTCTTCAAAAGAAAATGTCATGGGAAAAG GTTTAAATTTTCGTCATACTCTATTTCCTTCATACAAGAGCAACCGCCCTCCTACACCGGATACCATAGTGCAGGGACTTCAATATTTGAAGGCATCCATCAAAGCTATGTCCATTAAGGTGATAGAG GTACCTGGTGTAGAAGCTGATGATGTGATTGGGACACTGGCTGCAAGGAGTGTTGATGCAGGGTTTAAG GTTCGAGTTGTCTCCCCAGACAAGGATTTCTTTCAGATCCTATGTCCTTCATTACGCCTACTACGAATTGCACCACGTGGCTATGA GATGGTTTCATTCGGAATGGAGGATTTCTCAAAAAGATACGGAGATCTGAAACCTTCTCAGTTTGTTGATGTAGTCTCTCTTGTGGGTGATAGATGTGATAATATCCCAG GAGTTGATGGAATTGGGAATGTCCATGCTGTTCAACTTATCAGTAAGTTTG GCACATTGGAGAATTTACTGAAGTGTGTTGATGAAGTTGAAGTGGACCACATCAGGAAG GCCTTGATAGCAAATGCTGATCAAGCCGTCTTAAGCAAAAACTTG GCAATGCTGAGATGTGATCTTCCATTCTATATGGTACCATTTTCCACCAGAGATCTCACATTTAATAAACCCGAG GACAATGGGGAGAAATTCACAAGCCTTTTGAATGCCATAAGTGCATATGCAGAAGGATTCTCAGCTGATCCAATTATCAGAAGAGCGTTCTATTTGTGGAAGAAGCTCGAAGCACCGTGA
- the LOC121210875 gene encoding ribulose bisphosphate carboxylase large chain-like — MNPFSDYTHCLKFWIEQIRVTPQPEVPPEEAGAAVAAESSTGTWTTVWTDGLTSLDRYKGRCYDIEPVPGEEDQYICYVSYPLDLFEEGSVTNMFTSIVGNVFGFKALRALRLEDLRVPTAYIKTSHKEQCNRASIEIHQ; from the coding sequence ATGAATCCTTTTTCGGATTACACCCATTGTCTCAAGTTTTGGATCGAACAAATCCGAGTGACTCCTCAACCCGAAGTTCCGCCTGAGGAAGCAGGGGCCGCGGTAGCTGCTGAATCTTCTACTGGTACATGGACAACCGTGTGGACCGATGGGCTTACCAGCCTTGATCGTTACAAAGGGCGATGCTACGACATTGAGCCCGTTCCTGGAGAAGAAgatcaatatatatgttatgtatctTACCCTTTAGACCTTTTTGAAGAAGGTTCTGTTACTAACATGTTTACTTCCATTGTGGGTAATGTATTTGGGTTCAAAGCCCTGCGCGCTCTACGTCTGGAGGATCTGCGAGTCCCTACTGCTTATATTAAAACATCTCATAAAGAGCAATGTAATAGAGCATCAATAGAGATTCATCAATAA
- the LOC107951328 gene encoding lysine--tRNA ligase, cytoplasmic isoform X2 codes for MEGSVEETAKGVSDLAVDSASPAEIQSKNARKKELKNKQREEERRRKEEEKAAKQAAAKASSHCQKSAGADDEDMDPTQFHENRLKFLAAQKAEGKNPYPHKFFASMSIIEYINKYGSLANGEHIEDVVVSLAGRIMSKRSSSSKLFFYDLHGDGAKVQVMADASKSGLDEAEFAKFHSGVKRGDIVGVTGFPGKTKRGELSIFPKSFTVLSHCLHMMPRQKAGPDASVKKTDLWVPGSTRNPEAYILKDQETRYRQRYLDLMLNLEVRQIFKTRSKIISYVRSFLDNLDFLEVETPMMNMIAGGAAARPFVTHHNELNMKLYMRIAPELYLKELVVGGLDRVYEIGKQFRNEGIDLTHNPEFTTCEFYMAFADYNDLMELTEKMLSGMVKELTGGYKIKYHSNGLENDPIEIDFTPPFRRLDMVEELEKMANLNIPKDFSSDEANKYLVDACAKFEIKCPPPQTTARLLDKLVGHFLEETCVNPTFIINHPEIMSPLAKWHRSKPGLTERFELFINKHELCNAYTELNDPVVQRQRFAEQLKDRQSGDDEAMALDETFCTALEYGLPPTGGWGLGIDRLAMLLTDSQNIKEVLLFPAMKPQDEPSAKAPGT; via the exons ATGGAAGGCTCCGTCGAAGAAACGGCCAAGGGAGTTTCCGATTTAGCAGTGGATTCGGCTTCCCCCGCAGAAATTCAGAGCAAAAA TGCTCGTAAGAAGGAACTTAAAAATAAGCAGCGGGAAGAGGAGCGTCGCCGCAAGGAGGAGGAAAAAGCAGCCAAACAG GCTGCAGCCAAGGCAAGCTCACATTGTCAGAAATCTGCTGGAGCTGATGATGAAGATATGGATCCCACG CAATTCCATGAGAATAGGCTGAAATTTCTTGCAGCCCAGAAAGCAGAAGGAAAAAATCCATATCCTCATAAGTTCTTTGCATCGATGTCTATtattgaatatataaataaatatggaagCTTAGCCAATGGGGAGCATATTGAGGATGTCGTAGTATCTTTGGCTG GTCGAATTATGAGCAAAAGATCATCAAGTTCAAAGCTTTTCTTTTATGACTTGCACGGTGATGGTGCCAAAGTCCAAGTTATGGCTGATGCAAG CAAGTCAGGCTTGGATGAAGCAGAATTTGCAAAATTCCATTCCGGTGTGAAGCGTGGTGATATAGTTGGTGTCACTGGGTTTCCAG GAAAAACAAAGAGAGGGGAGTTGAGCATCTTTCCCAAGTCATTTACTGTTTTATCCCATTGTCTCCATATGATGCCAAGGCAAAAAGCAGGTCCTGATGCCAGTGTGAAG AAAACTGATTTATGGGTCCCAGGAAGTACCAGGAACCCTGAAGCATATATTTTGAAGGATCag gAAACACGATATCGCCAACGGTATCTTGATTTGATGTTAAACCTGGAGGTTCGTCAAATATTCAAGACCAGATCTAAGATCATTTCTTATGTAAGGAGTTTTCTTGACAATCTTGATTTCTTGGAG GTTGAGACTCCCATGATGAACATGATTGCTGGAGGTGCAGCTGCCCGTCCATTTGTAACCCATCACAATGAATTAAACATGAAGCTCTACATGCGTATTGCACCGGAGTTATATCTTAAGGAGCTTGTAGTTGGTGGACTGGATCGTGTTTATGAAATTGGAAAACAGTTTAGAAATGAGGGTATTGATTTGACTCACAATCCTGAATTCACTACTTGCGAGTTCTATATGGCTTTTGCAGACTATAATGACCTGATGGAGCTCACTGAAAAAATGTTGAGTG GAATGGTCAAGGAACTTACAGGTGGCTATAAGATTAAATATCACTCAAATGGCCTTGAAAATGATCCAATAGAGATTGATTTCACTCCGCCTTTCAG GAGGCTTGACATGGTCGAGGAGTTGGAGAAGATGGCTAACCTCAATATACCCAAGGACTTTTCCAGTGATGAAGCTAACAAATATTTGGTGGATGCATGTGCAAAGTTTGAGATCAAATGCCCTCCTCCTCAAACAACAGCACGTTTATTAGATAAA CTTGTTGGGCATTTTCTAGAAGAGACGTGTGTGAATCCTACTTTCATAATCAACCATCCTGAAATAATGAGTCCTTTGGCTAAGTGGCATAGGTCAAAACCAGGACTGACTGAACGTTTTGAACTTTTTATCAACAAACATGAA CTCTGCAATGCATACACTGAGTTGAATGATCCTGTTGTACAACGTCAACGATTCGCTGAACAACTGAAG GATCGGCAATCGGGTGATGATGAAGCAATGGCTTTGGATGAAACATTCTGTACTGCACTTGAGTACGGATTGCCACCAACAGGTGGTTGGGGACTGGGCATTGATCGGCTAGCTATGTTATTAACAGATTCACAGAATATCAAG GAGGTTCTTCTCTTCCCAGCCATGAAACCTCAGGATGAACCATCAGCCAAAG CTCCAGGAACATAA
- the LOC107951328 gene encoding lysine--tRNA ligase, cytoplasmic isoform X1 — translation MEGSVEETAKGVSDLAVDSASPAEIQSKNARKKELKNKQREEERRRKEEEKAAKQAAAKASSHCQKSAGADDEDMDPTQFHENRLKFLAAQKAEGKNPYPHKFFASMSIIEYINKYGSLANGEHIEDVVVSLAGRIMSKRSSSSKLFFYDLHGDGAKVQVMADASKSGLDEAEFAKFHSGVKRGDIVGVTGFPGKTKRGELSIFPKSFTVLSHCLHMMPRQKAGPDASVKKTDLWVPGSTRNPEAYILKDQETRYRQRYLDLMLNLEVRQIFKTRSKIISYVRSFLDNLDFLEVETPMMNMIAGGAAARPFVTHHNELNMKLYMRIAPELYLKELVVGGLDRVYEIGKQFRNEGIDLTHNPEFTTCEFYMAFADYNDLMELTEKMLSGMVKELTGGYKIKYHSNGLENDPIEIDFTPPFRRLDMVEELEKMANLNIPKDFSSDEANKYLVDACAKFEIKCPPPQTTARLLDKLVGHFLEETCVNPTFIINHPEIMSPLAKWHRSKPGLTERFELFINKHELCNAYTELNDPVVQRQRFAEQLKDRQSGDDEAMALDETFCTALEYGLPPTGGWGLGIDRLAMLLTDSQNIKEVLLFPAMKPQDEPSAKAAPGT, via the exons ATGGAAGGCTCCGTCGAAGAAACGGCCAAGGGAGTTTCCGATTTAGCAGTGGATTCGGCTTCCCCCGCAGAAATTCAGAGCAAAAA TGCTCGTAAGAAGGAACTTAAAAATAAGCAGCGGGAAGAGGAGCGTCGCCGCAAGGAGGAGGAAAAAGCAGCCAAACAG GCTGCAGCCAAGGCAAGCTCACATTGTCAGAAATCTGCTGGAGCTGATGATGAAGATATGGATCCCACG CAATTCCATGAGAATAGGCTGAAATTTCTTGCAGCCCAGAAAGCAGAAGGAAAAAATCCATATCCTCATAAGTTCTTTGCATCGATGTCTATtattgaatatataaataaatatggaagCTTAGCCAATGGGGAGCATATTGAGGATGTCGTAGTATCTTTGGCTG GTCGAATTATGAGCAAAAGATCATCAAGTTCAAAGCTTTTCTTTTATGACTTGCACGGTGATGGTGCCAAAGTCCAAGTTATGGCTGATGCAAG CAAGTCAGGCTTGGATGAAGCAGAATTTGCAAAATTCCATTCCGGTGTGAAGCGTGGTGATATAGTTGGTGTCACTGGGTTTCCAG GAAAAACAAAGAGAGGGGAGTTGAGCATCTTTCCCAAGTCATTTACTGTTTTATCCCATTGTCTCCATATGATGCCAAGGCAAAAAGCAGGTCCTGATGCCAGTGTGAAG AAAACTGATTTATGGGTCCCAGGAAGTACCAGGAACCCTGAAGCATATATTTTGAAGGATCag gAAACACGATATCGCCAACGGTATCTTGATTTGATGTTAAACCTGGAGGTTCGTCAAATATTCAAGACCAGATCTAAGATCATTTCTTATGTAAGGAGTTTTCTTGACAATCTTGATTTCTTGGAG GTTGAGACTCCCATGATGAACATGATTGCTGGAGGTGCAGCTGCCCGTCCATTTGTAACCCATCACAATGAATTAAACATGAAGCTCTACATGCGTATTGCACCGGAGTTATATCTTAAGGAGCTTGTAGTTGGTGGACTGGATCGTGTTTATGAAATTGGAAAACAGTTTAGAAATGAGGGTATTGATTTGACTCACAATCCTGAATTCACTACTTGCGAGTTCTATATGGCTTTTGCAGACTATAATGACCTGATGGAGCTCACTGAAAAAATGTTGAGTG GAATGGTCAAGGAACTTACAGGTGGCTATAAGATTAAATATCACTCAAATGGCCTTGAAAATGATCCAATAGAGATTGATTTCACTCCGCCTTTCAG GAGGCTTGACATGGTCGAGGAGTTGGAGAAGATGGCTAACCTCAATATACCCAAGGACTTTTCCAGTGATGAAGCTAACAAATATTTGGTGGATGCATGTGCAAAGTTTGAGATCAAATGCCCTCCTCCTCAAACAACAGCACGTTTATTAGATAAA CTTGTTGGGCATTTTCTAGAAGAGACGTGTGTGAATCCTACTTTCATAATCAACCATCCTGAAATAATGAGTCCTTTGGCTAAGTGGCATAGGTCAAAACCAGGACTGACTGAACGTTTTGAACTTTTTATCAACAAACATGAA CTCTGCAATGCATACACTGAGTTGAATGATCCTGTTGTACAACGTCAACGATTCGCTGAACAACTGAAG GATCGGCAATCGGGTGATGATGAAGCAATGGCTTTGGATGAAACATTCTGTACTGCACTTGAGTACGGATTGCCACCAACAGGTGGTTGGGGACTGGGCATTGATCGGCTAGCTATGTTATTAACAGATTCACAGAATATCAAG GAGGTTCTTCTCTTCCCAGCCATGAAACCTCAGGATGAACCATCAGCCAAAG CAGCTCCAGGAACATAA
- the LOC121210878 gene encoding uncharacterized protein At2g29880-like, with protein sequence MLSGKNNSGFGWDEHRQLVVAEDAVWNSYINSHKEAAQFKHRSFPYYDQLTAIYAKDRAIRKDAQIATDIIEEIDAEDVATTNTHEERNDFHGCKADVSLADMDLLGTQQQPAINQCDSTFSKKKKKTSDASDHISSTSFNYAATLLAEKIETVGVEISRSIASEVLIQQRSKMTLQESALKLYPTLCEVEGLTEDEHYRALSKIPNNPTQMLIFFSLPSSVRLGWVRRFLADH encoded by the exons ATGCTCAGCGGaaaaaacaatagcggttttggttgggatgagcataggcagcttgttgttgctgaagatgcggtgtggaactcatatataaat agtcataaagaagccgCTCAATTCAAACATCGTAGTTTCCCTTATTATGACCAACTTACAGCCATCTACGCAAAAGATCGAGCCATTAGGAAAGATGCTCAAATAGCCActgatattattgaagaaatagaTGCTGAGGATGTAGCTACTACAAATACTCATGAAGAAAGAAATGATTTCCATGGATGCAAAGCTGATGTTTCTTTGGCTGACATGGATCTTTTAGGCACACAACAGCAACCAGCTATAAACCAATGTGATTCCACATtttcaaagaagaagaaaaagacttCTGATGCAAGTGATcatatttcatctacttcatttaattATGCTGCCACTTTATTAGCGGAAAAGATCGAGACTGTTGGCGttgaaatcagtaggagtattgcctccgaggtgcTAATTCAACAAAGGTCAAAAATGACACTTCAAGAAAGTGCTCTAAAATTATATCCAACATTATGTGAAGTAGAAGGTTTAACTGAGGATGAGCACTATCGCGCATTGAGCAAAATTCCAAATAATCCAAcgcaaatgctcattttctttagtttaccttcttctGTGCGATTGggatgggtcagaagatttcttgctgaccattaa